In Xenorhabdus griffiniae, the genomic window TTTGCCAATCTATACTAATCGAATAGTAATATTATTGTTCCGGAGGTGTATAACCGTCGATTTTAATATCATGCCCTTCAAACAGGAATTTCACCATCTCTTGTTCAAGCAGTTTGCGATCTTCTGGATTCATGGTATTGAGTTTTTTTTCATTAATCAGCATGGTTTGTTTACTCATCCACTGTTGCCATGCTTCTTTTGAAATCTCATTGAAAATACGTTTGCCCAATTCCCCTGGATAGAGCTGAAAATCTTGGCCTTCCGCTTCTCGTTGTAAAAAAGTACAAAAAATAGTTCTGCTCATAATTAATCCTCAAAATAGTGGGCAACTTAACCCAATTGTTGCAAAAGGTACTCAACGGGAGCTGCCAATCCAATGGTTGCTGGCTGACGTAAGTTATACCAAAGTCCCTTACTTTCATCCATGCAAGAATCAAAAGTTAAAATATCGATTTTAATAGGAACGATATCTAAATGAAAATGACTGAATGTGTGGCGAAATGCTGTCAGTTGTTCAAGTTTGCTGTGCGAGATACCTGAGTTTTTCAGCCATTGTTCCAGTGATACTTGATCAGCAAATTGGGGGAAAGCAAACAAACCACCCCAAATACCAGAAAGTGGGCGTTGCTCCAGCCAAACCATATCGCCATGTTGCATTAATAAAAAATAGGCTGTTTTTTCAGGAATGCTTTGTTTCGGTTTTTTCCCCGGATAGTTTGCCCAACTGTGATTGGCGTAAGCGATACAACCCGTATTAAGTGGACAAATTTCACATTTTGGTTTGCTGCGGGTACAGACTATCGCACCCAAATCCATCATCGCCTGATTGAAATATTCGACACCTTGCTTGGGAGTTACGCGCGTGCTGATATCCCATAACTGGTTTTCGACTTCTTTTTTCCCCGGCCAGCCATCAACCGCGTAGCAGCGGGCCAAAACACGTTTCACGTTACCATCAAGGATCGGGAAATGCTTGCCTTGGGACAATGAGAGAATGGCTCCGGCAGTTGAACGCCCTACACCAGGCAGTGCAACAACATCGTCAAAGGTGGTCGGAAATTTGCCATTGTGCAATGTCACAATCTGTTGTGCGGCTTTATGTAAATTGCGGGCACGGGCGTAATATCCCAGCCCAGTCCACAAATGGAGAACTTCGTCCAGAGGGGCTGCGGCCAAAGAGGCAACATTGGGAAAACGTGAAATAAATTTTTGGAAATAGGGAATGACCGTCGCAACTTGGGTTTGTTGCAGCATCACCTCTGAAAGCCAGACGTGATAGGATGTTTTTTCTAACTGCCATGGCAGAGTTTTGCGGCCGTAGCGGTGATACCACTCAAGTACCACTTGTGAAAATTGCTCAGCTTCCATCATTAGAATAATTGTCTTTATATTTGGTAATTGTTTCGTGAACGGGATTGCAACATAGTGTAACCTCAGTGTAAACCCGAACTTTGTTTCAAAGTAGTACGCAAACTGTCAACATACTTATCTCACCGTCTATAAAAACCCATTAATCACATTAAAATCAAGTGAATCACGCCATTGTATTCTCTAGCAGTCCAGTATTATCTTTCTAAATCCATGCAATTTATTGCATAGTTTTTTGTATAGAAACCGCCTATAAATTTTTTACACAATATTGGTAGAGAAGCTGACAGGGGATGCAATGTATGAAAAAGAAAATCTTTTTGTTAGCACAAAATAAGTTGTATAGGAGTTTGTGTAGAATCAAAAACAGTAGAAATATTTAATATCAATAGGTTAAGTAAGTAATTCTATATCTTACGCAAACATAGCATTAAAGTTGTGCTTATGGACACTGAACTTGATAAACTCAGCCATCTTTGCATAATTGCGCTCTCTTTGGGCGCTCCTGCGGTATATAAAGTCCCGGACGCCTGAAAAAATGTCTTTAAAACTGACAGAAAGTACCATGATAAATAACGTAATTTCACCGGAATATAATGAAAATGGCAGGGCGTTGCGCCGTGTCCGCAGTTTTGTGCGTCGGCAGGGGCGGTTAACGAGTCGCCAGCAGCAAGCGCTTGATAATGTGTGGCCAGAGATGGGCGTGGACTATCAGGCAGAATTGTCCAATATGGAAGAGATCTTTGGCCGTAAAGCCCCTGTTGTGCTGGAAATCGGTTTTGGTATGGGCGCATCATTGGTCACAATGGCAAGCGAAAATCCAGATAAAAACTTTTGGGGAATCGAAGTTCATGCGCCGGGAGTTGGAGCGTGTTTGGCATCCGCAGAAGATGAAAATCTCAGTAATCTGCGAGTGATGTGCCATGATGCTATCGAAGTATTGAACAACATGATCCCAGATCAGAGCCTGGCAATGGTTCAGCTTTTCTTCCCTGATCCGTGGCATAAAGCTCGTCATAACAAGCGTAGAATTGTGCAGCCTGAATTCGCTCAATTAGTGAGAAGTAAGCTGGAAATCGGTGGTGTTTTCCATATGGCGACCGACTGGCAGCCATATGCAGAGCATATGCTGGAGGTGATGAGCGCAGCAGAAGGGTATCGCAACTTATCGGAAAACGGTGATTATGTGCCACGTCCTGAGTCGCGCCCGGTCACAAAATTTGAGACGCGTGGTCAGCGGTTAGGTCATGGCGTATGGGATCTAATGTTTGAGAGGGTAAAATAATGGCTAAAAACCGTAGTCGTCGTCTGCGTAAAAAATTGCGTATTGATGAGTTTCAGGAATTGGGTTTTTCAATAAAGTGGAATTTTCCGGCTGATACCTCCGTTGAGGTTGTTGATAGCACGGTTGATGCTTTGATTGAAGAACTGATCGAGCCAAATGGCCTTGCTCTGGATGCCAGCGGTTATTTGCAATGGGAAGGTATTGTCTGTCTGCAAAAAATCGGCAAATGTACGGAAGAACATCGCCAGTTGGTTGAGAAGTGGCTGAAAGATAGCGGTATGGAAGACGTTATCACATCAGAACTGTTTGATGTGTGGTGGGATTGATTCGCTGTTGCATTAAGAAAAAGCGTATTACGTAAAGCGCTGTATGCAGGGGCTCTTTAGGGGCCCCTGTTTGTCTGGAGAAAACGTGGTGAAGGTAAGGTTCTCTAATTCGTTGTTGGCTGATATCTTAGAAGAAGTGCGCCCTTTGATTGGTCAAGGAAGAGTCGCGGATTATATTCCTGCTCTGGCAGAAGTTCCGGCAGACAATTTGGCAATGGCCATTTGTACGGTCGATGGGCAAATTTTTAAAGCGGGAGATGCAGAAAAACGCTTCTCCATCCAATCCATTTCTAAAGTGTTGAGCTTAACATTAGCAATGACACGTTATAAGGAAGAGGATATCTGGCAACGGGTGGGTACGGAACCTTCGGGGCAGCCGTTTAACTCATTGGTACAGTTGGAATTGGAAAAGGGTATTCCCCGTAACCCTTTTATTAATGCCGGAGCCTTGATTATTTGCGATATGCTGCAATCTCGCTTAAGTGCCCCTAAGCATAGAATGCTGGAGTTTGTCCGTAGCCTCACCGGTCAAAAAAGGATTTGCTATGACGATATCGTTGCCCGTTCAGAGATGGAGCATTCCAGTCGCAATGCCGCGATAGCTTACCTGATGAAATCATTCGGTAATTTTGAGAACGATGTTATTACCGTTTTGCAAACATATTTCCAATACTGTGCCTTAAAGATGAATTGTGTTGAATTGGCTCAATGTTTTATTTATTTAGCCAACCAGGGGCGAATGCTGGGTTCTGGCCAACAAATTTTGAGTCTTCGACAAACTCGCCAGATTAATGCGCTTATGTTGACATGTGGTATGTACGATGGTTCTGGCGAGTTTGCTTTCAGGATCGGTATACCAGGAAAATCGGGTGTGGGTGGCGGCATTATCTGTGTGGTGCCGGGAGAATTTACGGTTGCAGTATGGTCGCCTGAGCTGGATAAATCCGGTAACTCATTGGCAGGTTGTGCAGCACTGGAAAAATTAGCCGGGCGTATTGGACGCTCTATCTTTTAACCTGTCAGTGTTTTAACTTTAGAAATCAGGAGAAGGTATGTTACGCAGGATCACGATTGCTGCAACATTGATATTTGTGTCTCAAGCCATTGTTACTCAGGCACAGGCGAATTCTGAATGTCATGCGACGCTTAATGATGACATTATTGTCACGCCAAATTCTGTCCAGATCACAGGGGCGAGTGGAAACTTAAAGATATTGCCTGATGGTTCCATAACCAGAAATGGTAAGGTGTTATCGCTGGATACAGGACAACGTAGCAAAGCCCAACAATATCAACAGACGATCCGTCAGGATTTACCTTGGGTTAAGAAAGAAGCGCTAAGTCATTTGGCGAATGCACGACAGTCACTGGATAAAGTGGTGGTCGAAACAATGGGTAAGGAAAGTAATATCCGTAACCGTCTATCTCAATTGGAATCTGGCCTCAGTAAACAAGTTGATAAAGTGATTGAAACCCGTGCTAATGGCTTTGCTTTTAATGCTCAGGCAGTCAAGCAGGTAGAACCTGAAGGCAAAAAACTGATTGAACAGAGCCTTGGCGGTATCTTGCAAGATAGCATTAATGAAATGAGCCGGAAAAATAGCGAGCAAAATGGTGATGGCAAACAGATGCTAATGTCTCTTCTTGGCGGGTTAGGCGGTATGCAAAATGGTTTTGATGCAGAATGGAAAAAGCAGGAACAAGAATTAAAACGCTTAAAAGTGGAAGTATGTAGTAAAGCCAGTCAATTAGAACAACAGCGCATCAGTCTTATGAATGCGATTAAATGAAACAGGCTTTCACCCTACAGGAAAATAAGAATCAATATGAAATTGATTCTTATTTTGTTGACATGTTAACGTTGCCACCTAGAATGCAAGTCACCTTTTATTAATAGACTTAATTTAGGTGTCACTAATGAAAAAAATCCTGCCAATTGTTATTGCATCACTGCTTTCTGCTACCAGTTACTCTGCATTTAGCCAATCACCAGAATTACTTATGCCAAATTCAGTAACAGCCCAGTCTGGTGATTATGCCACGGTAAAACATCTTTCCGGTGAAACTCAGGTTAAAAAGAATCCAAAACGGGTGGTTTTGTTCGATTTCGGAACGTACGATTCGATGGTAAAATTGGAATTGTCTGATCGAGTGATTGCATTACCCATCAATAACTTACCTGAATATGTGCGTAATGGTGTGCCTGCAACTATGCACAATGCCGGTGGAATGAAAGAGCCGAATCTGGAAAAATTAGCGGAAATCAAACCTGATTTGATTGTCATTACTGGCCGTCAAGGTGCTTTCTATGAAAGCCTGTCACAAATAGCACCAACCATTAATTTAAGCACGGACAATAAAAATTATCTGTCATCCGTTGATAGTAATCTTAAATTGTTGGGTGAGTTATTTAATAAGCAGGATATCGTGAAAGCGCAATTTGCTGATTTGGAAAAAACGCTTGCAGCCGCTCAGGTAAAAGCGCAAGTAGCGAACAGCAAGGTATTGGTATTACTGCATAATGCAGGGGAATTATATCCCAATAATCAGGCTATTGTTTACAACGTGATTAAAGTACCTCGTGCTGTTTTGCCGGCTAAATCGGATAAAGACAAAAGCAGGAGCGTGACGGCGGATATGATTGCACAAGCGGATCCTGATGTGATTTTTATTATCGACCGTAGTGAAGCAATTGGTGCCGGTAAGTTAGAAAAAGCACAGTTTGAAAATGACCAAGTCAAATCAACTAATGCCTATAAAAACGGCAAGATAGTGTATTTACAGCCTGATCTTTGGTACTTGTCTGGTGGCGGTTTGGATAGCATGACGCGACAAATCAATGCCGTTGCTGATGCCTTGTAATTTCGTAAATTAAAATCCTTTTTCTCTGAATTTATCCTGAAATCTGAAGAGTGAGGTTTCAGGGTAAACTCGACTCACTTATTATTCCTAAACTGATATTGTTCCTAAATTGAAACAATCAAGCTAAATCATGACTTATCCTTGCGACACAGAAAATCTACGTTAGGATATTTCAAAAGGCATCCAATGGGGGATATAAACATGATTATTAGTTCAACTGAATTTAAGAATAATGATTTCTTGAAAAAAGGGCATGAATTTAATCAATTTGATGGCAATGGTGATAACCGTTCCCCCGAACTTTCCTGGGCGGACGCACCAGCCGGAACCCAAAGTTTTGCGATAACTGTCTATGATCCTGATGCACCAACGGGTAGTGGTTTCTGGCATTGGGTCGCTTTCAATATTCCCGTTGAAACACAATCCTTACCTGCAAATGCAGGGCAAAGTGATGGTAGTCAATTACCAACCGGTACAACTCAGAGCAGAAATGATTATGGTCTGTCTGGTTTCGGTGGTTGTTGCCCACCTGTGGGGGATAAAGCCCATCGCTATATTTTCACCGTACATGCTTTAGCGGTAGAGAAACTACCGGGCGTTGATGCTGAAACAACAAATGCCGTTGCGCGTTTTATGATCCAGGCCAATACCCTGGCAACAGCATCTATTA contains:
- a CDS encoding DUF2884 family protein, with the translated sequence MLRRITIAATLIFVSQAIVTQAQANSECHATLNDDIIVTPNSVQITGASGNLKILPDGSITRNGKVLSLDTGQRSKAQQYQQTIRQDLPWVKKEALSHLANARQSLDKVVVETMGKESNIRNRLSQLESGLSKQVDKVIETRANGFAFNAQAVKQVEPEGKKLIEQSLGGILQDSINEMSRKNSEQNGDGKQMLMSLLGGLGGMQNGFDAEWKKQEQELKRLKVEVCSKASQLEQQRISLMNAIK
- the trmB gene encoding tRNA (guanosine(46)-N7)-methyltransferase TrmB gives rise to the protein MINNVISPEYNENGRALRRVRSFVRRQGRLTSRQQQALDNVWPEMGVDYQAELSNMEEIFGRKAPVVLEIGFGMGASLVTMASENPDKNFWGIEVHAPGVGACLASAEDENLSNLRVMCHDAIEVLNNMIPDQSLAMVQLFFPDPWHKARHNKRRIVQPEFAQLVRSKLEIGGVFHMATDWQPYAEHMLEVMSAAEGYRNLSENGDYVPRPESRPVTKFETRGQRLGHGVWDLMFERVK
- the mutY gene encoding A/G-specific adenine glycosylase — its product is MMEAEQFSQVVLEWYHRYGRKTLPWQLEKTSYHVWLSEVMLQQTQVATVIPYFQKFISRFPNVASLAAAPLDEVLHLWTGLGYYARARNLHKAAQQIVTLHNGKFPTTFDDVVALPGVGRSTAGAILSLSQGKHFPILDGNVKRVLARCYAVDGWPGKKEVENQLWDISTRVTPKQGVEYFNQAMMDLGAIVCTRSKPKCEICPLNTGCIAYANHSWANYPGKKPKQSIPEKTAYFLLMQHGDMVWLEQRPLSGIWGGLFAFPQFADQVSLEQWLKNSGISHSKLEQLTAFRHTFSHFHLDIVPIKIDILTFDSCMDESKGLWYNLRQPATIGLAAPVEYLLQQLG
- a CDS encoding YggL family protein, which produces MAKNRSRRLRKKLRIDEFQELGFSIKWNFPADTSVEVVDSTVDALIEELIEPNGLALDASGYLQWEGIVCLQKIGKCTEEHRQLVEKWLKDSGMEDVITSELFDVWWD
- a CDS encoding YbhB/YbcL family Raf kinase inhibitor-like protein, whose protein sequence is MIISSTEFKNNDFLKKGHEFNQFDGNGDNRSPELSWADAPAGTQSFAITVYDPDAPTGSGFWHWVAFNIPVETQSLPANAGQSDGSQLPTGTTQSRNDYGLSGFGGCCPPVGDKAHRYIFTVHALAVEKLPGVDAETTNAVARFMIQANTLATASITGYYQR
- a CDS encoding siderophore ABC transporter substrate-binding protein, with translation MKKILPIVIASLLSATSYSAFSQSPELLMPNSVTAQSGDYATVKHLSGETQVKKNPKRVVLFDFGTYDSMVKLELSDRVIALPINNLPEYVRNGVPATMHNAGGMKEPNLEKLAEIKPDLIVITGRQGAFYESLSQIAPTINLSTDNKNYLSSVDSNLKLLGELFNKQDIVKAQFADLEKTLAAAQVKAQVANSKVLVLLHNAGELYPNNQAIVYNVIKVPRAVLPAKSDKDKSRSVTADMIAQADPDVIFIIDRSEAIGAGKLEKAQFENDQVKSTNAYKNGKIVYLQPDLWYLSGGGLDSMTRQINAVADAL
- a CDS encoding oxidative damage protection protein, translating into MSRTIFCTFLQREAEGQDFQLYPGELGKRIFNEISKEAWQQWMSKQTMLINEKKLNTMNPEDRKLLEQEMVKFLFEGHDIKIDGYTPPEQ
- the glsB gene encoding glutaminase B, which encodes MKVRFSNSLLADILEEVRPLIGQGRVADYIPALAEVPADNLAMAICTVDGQIFKAGDAEKRFSIQSISKVLSLTLAMTRYKEEDIWQRVGTEPSGQPFNSLVQLELEKGIPRNPFINAGALIICDMLQSRLSAPKHRMLEFVRSLTGQKRICYDDIVARSEMEHSSRNAAIAYLMKSFGNFENDVITVLQTYFQYCALKMNCVELAQCFIYLANQGRMLGSGQQILSLRQTRQINALMLTCGMYDGSGEFAFRIGIPGKSGVGGGIICVVPGEFTVAVWSPELDKSGNSLAGCAALEKLAGRIGRSIF